Proteins encoded in a region of the Homo sapiens chromosome 20, GRCh38.p14 Primary Assembly genome:
- the NCOA6 gene encoding nuclear receptor coactivator 6 isoform X8: protein MVLDDLPNLEDIYTSLCSSTMEDSEMDFDSGLEDDDTKSDSILEDSTIFVAFKGNIDDKDFKWKLDAILKNVPNLLHMESSKLKVQKVEPWNSVRVTFNIPREAAERLRILAQSNNQQLRDLGILSVQIEGEGAINLALAQNRSQDVRMNGPMGAGNSVRMEAGFPMASGPGIFFLGIIRMNNPATVMIPPGGNVSSSMMAPGPNPELQPRTPRPASQSDAMDPLLSGLHIQQQSHPSGSLAPPHHPMQPVSVNRQMNPANFPQLQQQQQQQQQQQQQQQQQQQQQQQQQLQARPPQQHQQQQPQGIRPQFTAPTQVPVPPGWNQLPSGALQPPPAQGSLGTMTANQGWKKAPLPGPMQQQLQARPSLATVQTPSHPPPPYPFGSQQASQAHTNFPQMSNPGQFTAPQMKSLQGGPSRVPTPLQQPHLTNKSPASSPSSFQQGSPASSPTVNQTQQQMGPRPPQNNPLPQGFQQPVSSPGRNPMVQQGNVPPNFMVMQQQPPNQGPQSLHPGLGEKSEPSNLAVAWPQITFREQIAIFSLACSKSGQANPNFMQGQVPSTTATTPGNSGAPQLQANQNVQHAGGQGAGPPQNQMQVSHGPPNMMQPSLMGIHGNMNNQQAGTSGVPQVNLSNMQGQPQQGPPSQLMGMHQQIVPSQGQMVQQQGTLNPQNPMILSRAQLMPQGQMMVNPPSQNLGPSPQRMTPPKQMLSQQGPQMMAPHNQMMGPQGQVLLQQNPMIEQIMTNQMQGNKQQFNTQNQSNVMPGPAQIMRGPTPNMQGNMVQFTGQMSGQMLPQQGPVNNSPSQVMGIQGQVLRPPGPSPHMAQQHGDPATTANNDVSLSQMMPDVSIQQTNMVPPHVQAMQGNSASGNHFSGHGMSFNAPFSGAPNGNQMSCGQNPGFPVNKDVTLTSPLLVNLLQSDISAGHFGVNNKQNNTNANKPKKKKPPRKKKNSQQDLNTPDTRPAGLEEADQPPLPGEQGINLDNSGPKLPEFSNRPPGYPSQPVEQRPLQQMPPQLMQHVAPPPQPPQQQPQPQLPQQQQPPPPSQPQSQQQQQQQQQMMMMLMMQQDPKSVRLPVSQNVHPPRGPLNPDSQRMPMQQSGSVPVMVSLQGPASVPPSPDKQRMPMPVNTPLGSNSRKMVYQESPQNPSSSPLAEMASLPEASGSEAPSVPGGPNNMPSHVVLPQNQLMMTGPKPGPSPLSATQGATPQQPPVNSLPSSHGHHFPNVAAPTQTSRPKTPNRASPRPYYPQTPNNRPPSTEPSEISLSPERLNASIAGLFPPQINIPLPPRPNLNRGFDQQGLNPTTLKAIGQAPSNLTMNPSNFATPQTHKLDSVVVNSGKQSNSGATKRASPSNSRRSSPGSSRKTTPSPGRQNSKAPKLTLASQTNAALLQNVELPRNVLVSPTPLANPPVPGSFPNNSGLNPQNSTVSVAAVGGVVEDNKESLNVPQDSDCQNSQSRKEQVNIELKAVPAQEVKMVVPEDQSKKDGQPSDPNKLPSVEENKNLVSPAMREAPTSLSQLLDNSGAPNVTIKPPGLTDLEVTPPVVSGEDLKKASVIPTLQDLSSSKEPSNSLNLPHSNELCSSLVHPELSEVSSNVAPSIPPVMSRPVSSSSISTPLPPNQITVFVTSNPITTSANTSAALPTHLQSALMSTVVTMPNAGSKVMVSEGQSAAQSNARPQFITPVFINSSSIIQVMKGSQPSTIPAAPLTTNSGLMPPSVAVVGPLHIPQNIKFSSAPVPPNALSSSPAPNIQTGRPLVLSSRATPVQLPSPPCTSSPVVPSHPPVQQVKELNPDEASPQVNTSADQNTLPSSQSTTMVSPLLTNSPGSSGNRRSPVSSSKGKGKVDKIGQILLTKACKKVTGSLEKGEEQYGADGETEGQGLDTTAPGLMGTEQLSTELDSKTPTPPAPTLLKMTSSPVGPGTASAGPSLPGGALPTSVRSIVTTLVPSELISAVPTTKSNHGGIASESLAGGLVEEKVGSHPELLPSIAPSQNLVSKETSTTALQASVARPELEVNAAIVSGQRHNQCGAIQAKKIQVNKQDCDLILGNVCDFYKEQF, encoded by the exons AGTCCAGCAAGCTAAAAGTACAGAAGGTGGAGCCCTGGAACAGCGTGCGTGTGACATTCAACATCCCCCGGGAAGCAGCGGAGCGGCTACGGATCCTTGCTCAGAGCAACAACCAGCAGCTTCGGGATTTAGGGATTCTCTCCGTTCAGATTGAAG GGGAAGGTGCTATTAACCTGGCTTTGGCTCAGAACCGAAGCCAAGATGTGAGAATGAATGGACCCATGGGAGCTGGAAATTCAGTTAGGATGGAGGCGGGATTTCCTATGGCAAGTGGTCCAG GGATCTTTTTTCTAGGAATAATAAGGATGAACAACCCTGCCACTGTTATGATACCCCCGGGTGGAAATGTGTCATCTTCCATGATGGCACCAGGCCCCAATCCAGAGCTGCAGCCCAGGACTCCTCGCCCTGCTTCTCAGTCAG ATGCAATGGATCCACTCCTCTCTGGGCTCCATATACAGCAGCAAAGTCATCCCTCAGGATCTTTAGCTCCCCCACATCACCCAATGCAGCCTGTCTCTGTGAACAGACAAAtgaacccagctaattttccccagctgcagcagcagcagcaacaacaacaacagcagcagcagcagcagcagcagcaacaacagcaacagcagcaacaacagttGCAGGCAAGACCCCCACAGCAACATCAGCAGCAACAGCCACAGGGAATTCGACCCCAGTTTACTGCCCCAACTCAGGTGCCTGTTCCTCCAGGCTGGAACCAGCTGCCTTCTGGAGCCCTTCAACCTCCTCCAGCCCAGGGTTCTCTGGGCACAATGACTGCAAACCAAGGGTGGAAGAAGGCTCCCTTGCCCGGCCCAATGCAACAGCAACTCCAGGCAAGACCATCCTTAGCCACGGTACAGACgccttcccaccctccccctcCATATCCCTTTGGCAGCCAGCAAGCCTCACAAGCCCACACAAACTTTCCTCAGATGAGCAACCCAGGCCAGTTCACAGCTCCTCAGATGAAGAGTTTGCAGGGAGGGCCCTCTAGGGTCCCAACTCCCTTGCAGCAGCCCCACCTCACCAACAAGTCTCCtgcctcctcaccctcctccttccAGCAGGGATCCCCTGCATCCTCCCCAACGGTTAACCAAACTCAGCAGCAGATGGGACCAAGGCCACCTCAAAATAACCCACTTCCCCAGGGATTTCAGCAGCCTGTCAGCTCTCCGGGTCGGAATCCTATGGTTCAACAGGGAAATGTGCCACCTAACTTCATGGTGATGCAGCAGCAACCACCAAACCAGGGGCCACAGAGTTTACATCCAGGCCTAGGAG AGAAAAGTGAGCCCTCAAACCTTGCTGTGGCGTGGCCTCAGATCACATTTAGGGAGCAGATTGCCATCTTTTCCTTGGCATGTTCTAAGT CAGGACAGGCCAATCCGAACTTTATGCAAGGTCAGGTGCCTTCGACCACAGCAACCACCCCTGGGAATTCAGGAGCCCCTCAGCTGCAAGCAAATCAAAATGTCCAGCATGCAG gtggtcAAGGAGCTGGTCCTCCTCAAAACCAGATGCAGGTGTCCCACGGGCCGCCAAATATGATGCAGCCCAGCCTCATGGGAATTCATGGCAACATGAACAATCAGCAGGCTGGTACTTCTGGGGTTCCTCAAGTGAACCTCAGCAACATGCAAGGCCAGCCCCAGCAGGGCCCACCATCTCAGCTGATGGGCATGCACCAGCAAATCGTGCCCTCCCAGGGCCAGATGGTCCAGCAACAAGGAACCTTGAACCCTCAGAACCCTATGATCCTTTCAAGGGCCCAGCTTATGCCACAGGGCCAGATGATGGTGAACCCCCCGAGCCAAAATCTTGGGCCCTCGCCCCAAAGGATGACCCCACCCAAGCAGATGCTTTCCCAGCAGGGCCCACAAATGATGGCGCCACATAACCAGATGATGGGGCCTCAGGGGCAGGTTTTGCTCCAACAGAACCCAATGATAGAGCAGATTATGACCAATCAAATGCAGGGGAATAAGCAGCAGTTTAACACTCAGAACCAGTCCAATGTCATGCCGGGACCAGCCCAGATAATGAGGGGACCAACTCCAAACATGCAAGGAAATATGGTGCAGTTTACGGGACAGATGTCAGGACAGATGCTGCCCCAGCAAGGGCCTGTGAACAACAGTCCATCTCAGGTTATGGGCATTCAGGGACAGGTCCTGCGGCCACCAGGGCCCAGCCCACACATGGCCCAGCAGCATGGTGATCCTGCTACTACAGCAAATAACGATGTCAGTTTATCTCAGATGATGCCTGATGTTAGCATTCAACAAACCAACATGGTCCCCCCTCATGTGCAGGCCATGCAGGGAAACAGTGCCTCGGGAAACCACTTCTCAGGCCATGGGATGTCTTTCAATGCACCTTTCAGTGGAGCTCCCAATGGAAATCAGATGTCCTGTGGTCAAAATCCAGGCTTCCCAGTCAATAAGGATGTCACGCTAACGAGCCCATTGTTGGTCAACTTATTGCAGAGTGACATATCTGCAGGCCATTTTGGGGTaaacaataagcaaaataataCCAACGCAAATAAACCGAAGAAGAAGAAACCCCCTCggaagaagaaaaatagtcaGCAAGATCTAAA caccccAGATACTCGCCCAGCTGGTCTGGAAGAGGCTGATCAGCCACCGTTGCCTGGAGAACAAGGAATTAACTTGGATAACTCAGGCCCTAAACTGCCAGAATTTTCAAACCGGCCACCAG GTTATCCTTCTCAACCAGTTGAACAGAGGCCACTTCAGCAGATGCCTCCTCAACTCATGCAGCATGTGGCACCCCCACCACAGCCACcacagcagcagccacagccacaactgcctcagcagcagcagccaccacCTCCCAGTCAGCCACAgtctcagcagcagcagcagcagcagcaacaaatgATGATGATGCTCATGATGCAGCAGGATCCCAAATCAGTTAGGCTTCCAGTCTCTCAAAATGTCCATCCTCCAAGGGGCCCCCTGAACCCCGACTCCCAGAGAATGCCCATGCAACAGAGTGGCAGTGTGCCTGTCATGGTCAGTCTGCAAGGACCTGCCTCCGTGCCACCATCACCTGATAAACAAAGAATGCCAATGCCTGTGAATACTCCCTTGGGAAGCAATTCAAGGAAAATGGTCTATCAGGAGAGCCCGCAGAATCCTTCCAGCTCGCCACTGGCGGAGATGGCCTCACTCCCTGAAGCAAGTGGCAGTGAAGCACCATCTGTCCCAGGAGGCCCAAACAACATGCCTTCACATGTAGTACTTCCCCAGAATCAGTTAATGATGACAGGGCCAAAACCTGGACCATCGCCCCTTTCAGCAACTCAAGGTGCAACTCCCCAGCAACCCCCTGTAAATTCCCTGCCCAGCTCTCACGGCCACCACTTCCCAAATGTGGCTGCGCCAACCCAGACATCTAGGCCCAAAACACCAAACAGAGCCAGCCCCAGACCCTATTATCCTCAGACACCCAACAACCGCCCTCCCAGCACAGAACCTTCAGAAATCAGTCTGTCACCAGAAAGACTCAATGCCTCCATAGCAGGACTCTTCCCTCCACAGATTAATATTCCTTTACCTCCTAGGCCAAATTTAAACAGGGGCTTTGATCAACAAGGCCTAAATCCAACAACTTTGAAGGCCATCGGGCAAGCACCTTCAAATCTTACCATGAATCCTTCCAATTTTGCTACCCCACAAACTCACAAATTAGATTCTGTGGTAGTGAATTCTGGAAAGCAGTCTAATTCTGGAGCAACAAAACGGGCAAGTCCAAGCAACAGTCGCAGGTCTAGTCCTGGGTCCAGTAGGAAAACCACTCCAAGCCCTGGGAGGCAAAATTCAAAAGCCCCTAAACTTACTCTGGCCTCTCAGACAAATGCAGCCCTATTGCAGAATGTGGAGTTGCCGAGAAATGTATTGGTCAGTCCCACTCCTCTGGCCAATCCCCCTGTACCTGGGAGCTTTCCTAACAACAGTGGGCTGAATCCTCAGAATTCTACTGTGTCTGTGGCTGCAGTTGGGGGTGTTGTTGAGGATAACAAGGAGAGCTTGAATGTGCCTCAGGACAGTGATTGCCAGAATTCCCAGAGTAGGAAGGAACAGGTAAACATTGAACTAAAAGCAGTCCCTGCCCAAGAAGTTAAAATGGTTGTCCCTGAAGATCAGTCCAAAAAGGATGGGCAGCCTTCGGATCCTAACAAACTTCCCAGTGTCGAAGAGAACAAAAATTTGGTGTCTCCTGCTATGAGGGAAGCACCAACATCGTTAAGTCAACTTCTTGACAACTCTGGAGCTCCCAATGTGACAATTAAACCCCCTGGGCTTACAGATCTGGAAGTAACACCTCCAGTAGTTTCTGGGGAGGACCTCAAAAAAGCATCTGTCATTCCCACACTGCAGGATCTGTCTTCTTCTAAAGAACCTTCTAATTCCCTAAACTTACCTCACAGTAATGAGCTGTGTTCATCCCTTGTGCATCCCGAATTGAGTGAGGTCAGTTCTAACGTTGCACCAAGCATCCCTCCAGTAATGTCAAGACCTGTTAGCTCTTCCTCCATTTCCACTCCCTTGCCCCCAAATCAAATAACTGTATTTGTCACTTCCAATCCCATCACAACTTCAGCTAACACATCAGCAGCTTTGCCAACTCACTTGCAGTCTGCATTGATGTCAACAGTTGTCACAATGCCCAATGCGGGTAGCAAGGTTATGGTTTCTGAGGGACAGTCAGCTGCTCAGTCTAATGCCCGGCCTCAGTTCATTACACCTGTCTTTATCAATTCATCCTCAATAATTCAGGTTATGAAAGGATCACAGCCAAGCACAATTCCTGCAGCCCCACTGACAACCAACTCTGGCCTGATGCCTCCCTCTGTTGCAGTTGTTGGCCCTTTACACATACCTCAGAACATAAAATTTTCTTCTGCTCCTGTACCGCCTAATGCCCTCTCCAGTAGTCCTGCTCCAAACATCCAGACAGGTCGACCTTTGGTCCTTAGCTCACGAGCCACCCCTGTTcagcttccttcccctccttGTACGTCTTCTCCAGTTGTCCCTTCTCATCCCCCTGTGCAGCAAGTGAAAGAATTGAATCCAGATGAGGCTAGCCCTCAGGTGAACACCTCAGCAGATCAGAACACTCTTCCCTCTTCACAGTCAACCACAATGGTTTCTCCCCTTTTGACCAATAGTCCAGGGTCCTCTGGCAACCGGCGAAGCCCAGTCTCGTCTAGTAAGGGCAAAGGAAAAGTGGACAAAATTGGCCAAATTTTGTTGACCAAGGCATGTAAGAAAGTTACAGGCTCTCTTGAGAAAGGGGAAGAACAATATGGTGCAGATGGAGAGACTGAAGGCCAAGGGCTAGACACCACAGCTCCGGGGCTCATGGGAACAGAGCAGTTATCCACAGAGCTGGACAGTAAAACCCCAACGCCCCCAGCACCCACTCTGCTAAAAATGACCTCTAGCCCTGTGGGCCCGGGCACTGCCTCAGCAGGACCCAGCTTACCTGGCGGTGCTCTCCCCACCAGTGTACGCTCGATAGTAACCACTCTGGTACCCTCCGAGCTCATCTCCGCCGTACCGACCACAAAAAGCAATCATGGTGGCATAGCATCTGAGTCACTTGCGGGTGGCCTAGTGGAGGAGAAGGTGGGATCCCATCCAGAACTTCTACCCAGCATAG